One Micromonospora sp. WMMD1120 genomic region harbors:
- a CDS encoding MurR/RpiR family transcriptional regulator yields MSTSDQRAEVTEAGDHLGGPAPDEPRGVGVAALVRQRVGECSPAERKVARALLADYPAAGLGTVATLAERAEVSAPTVLRFLGRLGFGGYPEFQRALRDELTERETSPLTAYRAAERASYPSTGALARAADSLPEAVARTLVELPQGELDAAARLIADQQLRVTAAGGRFSGLLAHYLVLHLMQVRGASRLLPVSPVERTDMLVDVGRRDLVVLFDFRRYEEPTLALAREVTARGARVVLFTDRWLSPVAGLAEVVLPGRVESPSLYDSFVPALALVETVVAAVVDRLGPVAGTRLKAMEQAQQEFHTG; encoded by the coding sequence GTGTCGACATCCGATCAGCGGGCCGAGGTGACCGAGGCGGGCGACCACCTGGGCGGTCCCGCGCCGGACGAGCCGCGTGGGGTGGGTGTCGCCGCCCTGGTCCGGCAGCGCGTGGGTGAGTGCAGCCCGGCTGAACGGAAGGTCGCGCGTGCCCTGCTCGCCGACTATCCGGCCGCCGGGCTCGGCACCGTGGCGACGCTGGCCGAACGCGCCGAGGTGAGCGCGCCGACGGTGCTGCGTTTCCTGGGTCGGCTCGGTTTCGGCGGCTACCCGGAGTTCCAGCGGGCGTTGCGCGACGAGCTGACCGAGCGGGAGACCTCGCCGCTGACCGCGTACCGGGCGGCGGAGCGGGCCAGCTATCCGTCGACGGGCGCGCTGGCCCGCGCGGCGGACAGCCTGCCCGAGGCGGTCGCCCGCACCCTCGTCGAGCTGCCGCAGGGCGAACTGGACGCCGCGGCCCGACTCATCGCCGACCAGCAGCTACGGGTCACCGCGGCCGGCGGCCGGTTCTCCGGGCTGCTCGCCCACTACCTGGTGCTGCATCTGATGCAGGTGCGCGGGGCCAGCCGGCTGTTGCCGGTCAGCCCGGTGGAGCGCACCGACATGCTGGTCGACGTGGGTCGGCGGGACCTGGTGGTCCTCTTCGACTTCCGTCGCTACGAGGAGCCGACCCTGGCGTTGGCCCGGGAGGTGACGGCACGCGGCGCGCGGGTGGTGCTGTTCACGGACCGGTGGCTCTCCCCGGTGGCCGGTCTGGCCGAGGTGGTGCTGCCCGGTCGGGTCGAATCACCGTCGCTGTATGACAGCTTCGTGCCGGCGTTGGCGCTGGTGGAGACGGTGGTGGCGGCGGTGGTCGATCGACTCGGGCCGGTCGCTGGCACCCGTCTGAAGGCGATGGAGCAGGCGCAGCAGGAGTTCCACACCGGTTGA